The genomic stretch ATATTTATCAATGACTTCACTAGATttttcatatgtatacttgataaatctaaagatgaagcctttgaaaagtttaagatttataAGGTCGAAGTGGAAAATCAGTTGAATGTAAAGATTAAAACCTCAGAAGTGATAGAGGGAGTGAGTACTCTTCTAATAAATTCAATGAATTCTGTAAATCAAATGGTATAATCAATGAATTTATGGCACCTTACACACCTCAACTAAATCGCCTAGCAAAATGCACaaataggacattagttgagATGTCAATTGTATGATATTAAATTCTAGATTACCACTGAATTTGTGGGGGAAAGCATTATTAATAGCAAACCGTATTTTAAATGCTATCCCACATAAAAAATTAGatatctccccatatgaattgtggaaaaagaagaaatcatatCTTCATTACTATAAAGTATAGGGAAGTATAGTAGAAGTTAAGATTATTGATTCTAAAAGAGTAAAATTAGGTTATAAAGGAATCAGGTGTGCCTTTGTGGGTTATGAGATTAATAGTCTCGTATATAGATTTTTGGTTTGGAACAATATACTTTTGCTGATAAAAAATGATTATAGAGTCTAGGgatgttatattttttttaaatacagTATACAAAGACTATATGAATAATCATACAAAAAAGCAAGTagatgaaaatataatagaactAATGAACGAAGAATCTAACAGctttcatgataaatctaacACTCATCCAGAAGGAAATGAACTAAGGAGATCGAAAATGGCAAGAAAAAAATATCTTTTGGCCCAGATTTCTATATGTTCCTTATAGAAGGGGATAATGAAATATGAAAGGAGATTACTCTACCACTAAGTATTAAAAGTGATCCATCAACacttagtgaagctctctcatcccCTGATGCACAGTTTTGGAGGAAAGCCATAGAcaatgaaatggattccatagtctcaaataacacttggtgtttggtcgatcttccaccaggttcaaagcctataaaatgtaagtggatttttaaaagaaagttcaatccCGATGGAACCATAAGTTTAAGCTCGATTGGTAGCcaaaggatttagacaaaaggAAGGTATCAATTTTTTCGATATATATGCTCCTGTTGCTCGCATATCTACATTAGGACTCTAATTGCTCTTAAAGCAATTCACCATGTAGTTATTCATCAAATAGATGTCAAAAcgacatttttaaatggtgatctatatgaaaaagtatatatggaacaacttgaagggtttgttcaacctaggcaagagaagaaagtgtgtaaactAGTCAAATATTTTTATGGGCTCAAGCAAGCTCCTaagcaatggcatgagaagtttgattaagTAGTATAATCTAATAGTTTTAGAGTAAACCAAGTagataagtgcatatatattaaaggtcaaatcattatctgcctatatgtagatgatatgctaatatttggaccaaatgaggactgtgtgaaagaaacaaaaaagtttctaagtaccaacTTCGACATGAAGGTTATGAGTAAAGCCAatgtaatattaggtattaagatttataatcaTAATGATGGAATACCCTTCtcacaatctcattacctagAGAAAGTGTTAAAGAAATTAATCATTATAATGGTAAATCGGTTTCAACCCCATTTGATCTaagtattaaattggttaaaaatactgatagatgtaaagcacaacaagaatatgcaaatgctattgggagtttaatgtatgcaatgaattgcactagacctgatataaCATTCACAGTAGGAAGGCTAAGCAGGTATACTAGTAATCCAGGACAAGTATACTGAAATGCGAtttcgagagttttaaagtatctaagaggaaCCATAGATTATGGACTGTATTATAAATCATATCCTGTTGTACTTGAAGGGTACAACAATGCAAGCTGGAATGCAGATAACATAgaatctaaatctacaagtggCTAGATATTCACTCTTAGAGGAGGAAcaatatcatgggcatctaagAAATAAACGTACATATCTCACTCTAtaatggaaagtgagtttattgcacTTGGCGCCGCTTGTAAAGAAGGTCAATGGCTAagatacctactgttgaaaatccCATATTGGCCAAAACTTACTCCTGccatatctatcttttgtgatagtcagGCTACTCTTTGTCATGCTACgagtaagacttataatggtaagtgtAGAAATGTAGGTTtaaggcataactttgttaaaAGATTGCTCAGAGATAGAGTAATTacagtggaatatgttaaatctaTCCTGAACTTAGTAGATCCCTTGacaaaaggtttatcaagagatcaaataagaaaaaccactaaaggaatgagactaagatccataaagatgtaactttcacttttgatggcaaccctacctatgttttgaaatataggctaggttcaaagggacaaacaagtcaagtatatgactgaaatatacactagaaaaagaaaatttgagcctCATTCCTAAAAAGTCTAGTGTTTGGTTTTTGCATTTCATAAAAGGTTGAGTACTAATCCTTAATAGATCTATAAGCGGACTTTGCTGAGATGAAGCATaatcatctttgatagatctTCTTATATAAGTAGAGAAGTGAGGACGCTATTGAAGAGACTAGGATCATCTTTATAATACTCATGAAATAATGATACGCACAAGGCCAGAAATGTGTGAACTTTTAGATTTccagttatatatgaatagatgCGTGTTATGTTTTCGGTGAGtcatataaggtccttagttAAAGATTAATGGGTTACTAAGTACCCAGCATAACTTTGATACTATGCactaaagtaaaggttcaaatccaaaagatacctttacttatacacctatttatactgatatgccattcgttctagaatctgattttatttttgaaattgcaggggattgttgtattttttagaaaaaattaaatttcaaaaataaagttatttttagaaagtaaataaatatgttaattatttaaactttccataaatagtgtgtatagccagtcggtaaaatgagtttttgcttatgcaaccagggttcaaatctcttcGAGGTCGCACCGTACGCATACCCACGcggcgtgggctgtagggcttttttggcgctttattaggcgcacttagcacttcgcacgtttgcatcgtcgcaaggagcaaaaagagccttagtctttttggtacATGGCTCaaactttttgggccatggtacaaCTGGACTTGGACTAGGGTTTACCCTAATGATTTATTACCttttgttgattgagagtaattatGACATGATTGtatcgcttatgtggatacagtttttacTATTGGATAACTATTTTCGTCTGAAtaggtacagaaataactgccataggacaaagagtcatgtcctttcatgaaggGATATTGTTTGCTGTGAATaagtatggatttcttgaagagacaCCTTGAcatctcttcaggaagaaatccataacctttcgaTTGATACAAATCCTGTATACTATAATTCAGAAGAATATACTCTTaattcttaagattatatcaCCATCCTGTATACTATAATTCAGAAGAATATACTCTTaattcttaagattatatcatcttctgtgcaattactctcgatctgacTTCTTGTTAAGTTTTTTTCTGAACATCttaaaggcatatcggtgtcaaaactagagatctgttcaacacttaaatgtgcaaatttttgtgttaaaatttggattgtgaattcattgtatcctgaagacaatttgcagattaccttcatttgcacttgctggaacttcTAGAAAAAGGGCAACAAATCTGTCTTgaaaaattgactattcaagtcaagccttgaaccTGATAGATCCGATCGTCTCGTTATCTTttttctatcctccgttgtgtataaGAATTACTTACATTTCTATCAGTTCTCATATGGACACCATACCGTATACTATATTACCTGGATTCATAGGAGTAGCCATTGTTCAGTTTTTTAGTACGTGAATATGAGGGTCCATGTCGTGGATGGAACATGCTCTCCAAAATCCACACGAAAAGACCGTTGTCCTTTGATCTACGTCCAGTATTTAGATGATTCAGAACATAGTAAAGCAAGCTCACATTGGATAAAAGGAAACCAAACAATGTGAACTTCCAACGATAGAGATTTCGAGCATTATCCATCTGCGGCGTCTCCTCTAGATCTATGTTTGGATCAAACGAAACATGACCCCCTTTTAAGGACAGGAGTTTTTATGATTATTGTCGGGAGTGTTGTATTTAAaaggattttaaataaaaaatggtgCATCAAATTCTTTTCTCTTTATTTAcggggcttgagccccttttacCAAGGGCATGTGATTTGGTCTCATAGGGGACCATGAGATTAGCTCTAATCCATGCTTTACACTACACACGTGCCTGCACTCCGCCCAGCTGTGTCGGTCTGGAGTTGTGTCTGTGTGCTCGGGCTTGGGCTCATGCTGAGATCTAGATCCAGATCTATATGTGGACGAGTACACTCGCATTGTCAATTTTGCTTTGAGCGTATACTCGTGATTTGATTTGAGTACACTCGCATTGTCAATTTTGCTTTGAGGGTATACTTGTGATCTTGATTTTGCATATTTTCTTTTTAGAGGCACATTTGTTTGGGCAGTCACACTAATTGAGTTTAAATCCAGCAGACTTAATCAATTTAAAATAATGTTTTAAGCACCTAATCGAAGCATTTAAATATGCATACTTTaatccattttcaatttatttagaACAAACAGAgatctttttctgcttcttaaAATAGTCTATGGATTATTGTTTTCTTGTAACTAAGTTCTCTGCTATGTTAACTCACTTCAGTTTAAGTTTTGTATGCTGGCTTGAGCTTGTGTACGAGGAGTGCACCGTTGAGACTAGATCATGATCATTAATTTTTCAGAGGTCAATCGCTGGTGATTCTTGTTGCACTTGAGATGCTATTTAaggaaaataattttaatttcaaGCTGAGTAATCCAATCATGCCACAAATTAAACCAACAAGtcttctttactttttttttttaatttttaatttttcttttctaattttttttcggCACCATTATCCAGTTGAGAGCTGGGGGAGCAAAAAGCTCTACGGTATGTACATGATATCcactgtccatcatttttttcggCTCATGTTAGCCTATTAAACCATAGATCATGCtcatccaaaactgaagtggccACACTACAGGGAACGGTGTGGAAGGACCACCAGCTATTGAAATTTTTGTGGGGGCACACAATGATATTAATacgccatctaacctgttcaaaaggtgggtcctaccaggATGAAGGGCAAAACCAGATACCAGCCTGATCAGAAGTTTGGAGGGCCCAACAGCGTCATTGGCAGCTTCCCCGTTCCGGTGTGGCCACTGGAAATTCGGATTGCCATATTATTTTTGCTCATGTCCTCGTACAGACCGGCAGCTTCCCTTATCGGTGGATCGGCTTCCCTTGTTggtggatccctgaccgtgggctcaccatgatgtatgtgccttacatccaggCTATCTATCCGTTTTGACACTTCATTTCAGCGCTtgataaaaaatgaatcagatccaattcCAACACCACGGGAAGCAGTTGTGATTGaatacacatcattaaaaacATCACGGGGCTACCAGAATCTTTATTGGCCGTCCCAAatcagatccaattattaggtggactgCACGacgggaagcagtggtgattgaatacgcTTAacgggggaaacggattggctactccccttgccgcTAGTCTGGTGGCTGgccgtcggtgctctgtgagccccaccatataatgtatgtatttcatctatgccattcatttatatttacagatcattttaagcttgattccaaaaatgagagggatataaatttcagatggaccacatcacaggcaAATAATAGTAActgtatatccaccattaaaatcctcctaaggtccattgtactgtttatttgacatccaatctgttgattaggtcatacagacctagacgaaaaaaaaaaataaaatcaacttgatccaaaacttttattggccccaaaaagtttttaatggccgacattcaatcaatactttttccttaatgtggtccacttgtgattgggatatacctcattttaggTCTCGTTCCATAAaacgatctagaaaaatagatgaacggcatggatgaaacacataaatcatggtgcgcccacagagcaccgaccaccacccattggctggtggcagagaacggattggctactccctcggACACCTGGCAATGGCTAGTGGcctgtgctatgtgggccccaccatgatgtatctgtttcatccatgccatccatctatttttagagatcatttttcaatatgagtccaaaaatgagttatatccaaatctcaagtaggccacattacaggaaaaaagtgttgaatgagggtctaccattaaaaatattttgggggacATAAAAGACCCTCATTCAAAATATTTTGGGGGACataaaagttgtggatcaagcggatctttgttttttctcttcatctaggcctgtatgacctaatcaacagattggatgtaaaataaacagtatagtgggccttagaaggattttaatggtggatatccaattactattgttttcatgtagtgtggtccacctgagatctatatccctctcattttttgagatcaaccattaaatgatccgtaaaaatgaatgaaaagaatggatgaaacacatacatcagggtggggcccatagagcacggaccaccagccacggagatggtggcaaggggagtagccaatgcgtctccggtggcaggggagtagccaatccgtttcccatcacTGGCCGCCAGAATCTTTACTGGCCATATCACCTGTTGAgcttaatgatcaatcaccactatttcctctggtgtggtccacctaaaatttagatctgtttaatttttaagatcatgccttaaaatgagccataAAAAACGATGGACGTCGTGAATGTAGGGagaaacatcacggtaggctccaCGTCAGAGATCCACCGAAGCTGCGCCCAACATGAGCAGGAGGAAatgatgatggacggagtggatgacacttatatcacagtgggctcccatTGAGCTGTTGTTGCCGGGGCGCCCCATAATCGCTGTAGGAAATTCCCGCCCCACTTGTAATAAACGTAGAGGCCGAGGACGTTCACAACTCCTCTCCAAAGGGAGGAATTGCATCAGGATTTGCGTATTATCGTCACCTGGTAGTTTGTGCAAATGGGACATTGATTCACTGATCAATACGGTTAACTGTGATCAGTCCCTTATTGATGATGGACAAATCCAAGAAGGTCTCCTCATTGCAACAATCCTAACCCTTGGTTTAGTTGATTACAAATATACAGCCAATAAAACAAATACAACAGAggcccacattcaactgaaaattgaaaaattttaCATATTACGTCCATCCGAAAATCATATAACCGTCTGGATTACTCACATGTGTGCGTCATATGGAGAAACCCCAAACCCGAGGATATGTTCTTACCCTCGGGTCGAAGATTACCTGATTTCTCTATTCCCCTTCCTCCTGTCTCCTGCCTGTTCTTgcatcattctccatcaaccCCTAGCTTAAGCGGTGGGCGTATAAACCAAACGTGCGCACTAACCCCATTCTACACATAAAAAATCCCAATCCCAATCTCCCTCAATTGCAATCTCTCCTTCAACGCCAGCAGCTTCCGCATCAGAAGCAGCGGcggctgcagcagcagcagagaagAAAATGCCAGAAATCCAAACAGACGTCGAAGACGACGACGACGCTTTCGGAGACTTCAAATTCATCTCCTCCCCTTCTCTCCCTCACCACGCAAATCCAATCCCCGCTGAAGATGATGAATGGGGCGATTTCGTCGAAAACCCGCTACAATTCCACTTCCAAACCCCACCAAATCCCCACCCTTTCGGTCTCTTCTCCGGTCTCCAGATTCCCATAACCGATCCACCCCCAACGACTCCTTACCAATCGCACCTGGGCGGTCCCCAATTGTCAGCGGATTTGGCTGTGGAGAAGCGGTGGGAGAAGCCACGAGGAGCTCTTCCGCTGTCGATTTTcggtgaagaagaggaggaagagtcCAATACGGTCGATCTTTCGTTTGACGCCCGGGATGAGTTTCCATTGAAATGTGACCCAGGCACGAAGAATGGGGCGGGTTCCGGCCCAGGCGTTGGCCTCAATGATCTTATATTGAATTTGTACGGCCGGGATGAGCAGATAAAAACTGAAAATGGGGCTTTGGGGAATTCCGATTTGGTGGATGAGAGTGCTGATTTTGATGAGAATTGCTGGGAATTCAAGGAGGCGAACTCAGAATTTGAAGGCGAAGACGGCAGTTTGATGGTAAGTGTTGATGGGTTccgctgtttttatttttttttaagctgCTCTTCGAACATTATACAGTCctgattcttttctttcttattgttattattattattattattattttttggctaTTAGGAAGAGCAGAAGGATTCTGAGGTTTTGGGGGTTGAAGCAAAAGCCACCAGAACTGTCCAAGAAATCGAGGTgtgttatttttaaattttttaggtCCATGAATCACACAGACTGCTTTTTCTTATTGgacctttgtttttttcccctttgATTCCATCAATATTTATTTTGGAGtgtactacaaggaaatcatgaTCACAGAACAAAAGAACATAGGGAATTGACATTTGCCTCCACCTCattcgattttctcagatctctttCCCATTTGGGATTTGAAATATTACAGCAGTtgtatctctctctcaaaaaagagTACAAAACTTGTACAATTTTCAAATTCCAAAATAGAAAATGGGTGCATGTAAATCAATCAAGCTGGGCGTAAATAGTGGCTTCCAAAACCATAGATGTAATATGTGTGTTTGTAATCACAATGGATGGTTTTATGGCAGTTAGTTTGTCATGAACTCTATTTTGCTGCATACTTGGCTGATTGCGAATGCGATTCATGTGAGGAGATATTAAAGAGGCAATTTATGGTACATTTGTGTGAGGtccaggccattcattaggtgggccacactgtcagaaaaatcaatggttagaaagGAGATGACAAGAAGGTCCATGTTCAATGTACCTGCATTTCCTTCTTGATGATTAGACCAGATTGATTTTTGGGTTAGAGCTTGTTTACAGTGACCTCCACCAGATGAACTAGTcacatgcatgtgtgcatgttgGAAGGGGTACAGCTAATTTCCTCTTTAGTATCTTCGTTGTCACCCACACATTTTTCAAATCACCCACACATTTCTTTACTTTGTTTATTCTGTTTAACAGTGTTGTGGCTGTAGTAGTTTGCATTTTTATACCTTTTGGCTGGGCATTGCTTAATACCATATACTTTTCTGGGAAATTATTTTTGTTCATAAAGGATCTGATAAGTTCGAGTTTGAAGGTTGGAATTCGAAATGGGGTCAGAAACGAGAATGGGTTGCATACCAACTCTGTTAACAGGAACGTCAGTTCTTTTGAGAATTTTTGGGTACATAACGACGAGTTTTCAGAAGCTGGAGTTGTAGATTTCTTTTCCGAACAAAAGGTGATCAATCGTTTGAATCCATCAAGCTATTTTTTCTAAGCCTTGCACAATgctgaaaatttgaaaactagatttcttttttttgggATGCTAGAAGGAACAGAAAGTTTCTGATCTTTTGGGGGCTGAAGCAAAAGTTTGCACATCCACCACTGAAATTCAGGTATTAATTCTGTTTGATTTTGTGCAAGTTTCTGTAATGTGGCATTATATGATCCGCAACCAAAGGATAAGTATAGTGTCCCTGAGTCTTTACTTGTGTACCATGGTTCAGTGTACAGACCATTGAACTGAATATGATGGACACCATGGATGAATCATGGCCTCAAAAATCTCCCCAATGTGACAATCCTAACTCTTCAATCAGTGGCCTGCATGTAGATGGTAAGAATAAAAGTCAAGTCACAGTTCAAATGCACCTGAAAATAGAAAATGTTCAAGTTTGGATGGATAGATCTTCCAATCCTCATGCCTTTAGAAAAGGGATCTTCCAATTGGGTACGGTGGATGCCAACagattttcttttttccaacTGGGCATCCCATTAAATTTTTTggaacggtctggatcttccaTTAGATGTTCTTCTAGGATGTTTTAACTTCAACCTTCCATACAAACtttcatttaatttttcatttcAGTGATAATATTGGGAGTCTGGGACCTTGTCGTCTCTCTCTTATCATGCACACACAGGTTTGCATACAAATATTGAAATTCAAGATCGACAAGTTTTCAACATTTAtagtttcttttgtttttcttctataAATTTTATAGTTCTTTTGATCTGTACTATCTTCTTTGAAAGATTATTTGAACTAAAAGTAAAAAGAAGCTGATAGATTATACAAATAACCATATGTTAGAACCTACACAATTATAAAGCAGGGCTAGGAGTAATCAGTTGATTGAAGTGGCTGTGCATGCAGAACATGAGCAGAATGAGAAATGTGCAGATACATATTAGAAGTTAATCTCAGCGTGTGCAACTCGTTGTCCTTATTTTCTTCTAGGTGACCTACTTCATGAATTGTCAATAGCTATGCTTAGGCTAGAAATCagtcacatcatcatcattaattggggttggctgcatgaatctagttccaccattccactctatcaaagggCCATAtacctttagttagaccataggtcatcatgtcttttcttactatctccaATGATGTCCTTTTGGGCTTTCCTCTTGcccctttagagccttcaacttgtaccaactcacttctTCTAACCGGCGCGGTTCCGTCTCCCTTGCacagcattcatttctaattctatccttcctcgtcttgccacacatccatctcaacatcctcatttttaGCTACACTTTTCCTATGAAAATTTTGTTCTTTAAtggcccaacattctgtcccataaagcatggctggtcttatagctatcctattaTAAttcccttttcagtttgagtggtacacggtgatcacataaaactctaggggcacatctccatttcttccacccagctggAATTCTATGGGTAACATCCTTCTCACTCTCTAGTCTCTACTCATGAATTATTGATTTCCAGGCCAACTCAGGAGCATCTAGATCTGAGctgattgtttttttttcttaaattacaGAGGTGTAGGCTTTGCCAGGGCTCGGAACGGCTCTGAATGTTGTCTGGATTGGTCCTTGTTGCTACTTGCATTCATATGCTTTCAACATGCAGTTGTTCTATTGTGTTTGTACTTCTAGATTTCAATAAATTCagattatccttcaaaaaaaaaaaaagaaggaaagaaagaaagaaagaaagaaagaaagaaagaagaacttCACTGGTTTCTGTACATTTTAGCTCTTGCTTCATCCTTGATTATTTCTGGTTTAGTGCTGGGATGTACTCTTAACTAGCTCTTACTTTATCCTTGATTATTCCCAGTTTAGTGCTGGGATGTACTCTTAACtcttcacattttttttaaaaaaaaatgtaccaCCTACTTTTTATTTACTACTGAAGTTTGCCTGTAGTCTTGTGGCACATGCATTGTAAGAATGTCGGCTATATTTGATAATTCAGTAATTTTTAGTTGCAGGGCATTGAAGAAATGTTGGAGCATAGTCAAGGAACCACACTTTCATATACTTTTAGCAATGGAAAACCGGATTATGGTGAAATGTTTGACGCCCAAGGGGGGTTTTTTCACGGACTCACCACCTCTGTTAGCAACGGCTTCAATGGTGTCAATTCTGGTTGGAGCAGTGCTGTTAGTGATCTTATTTCAGATCTGTACAGTCAAGCTGAGCAGATATCCACTGTAAATTCTACTCGTCAACCCACTGCAAATGAATTTAGTTCAACTCAGTTGGGCCTGAATTCAGATTTAgtaaatggtgatgatgatttggATGAAAATGACTGGGAATTCAAGGATGCCTTCTCAGAAGGCACAGTTGGAAATGGGGATCCTGGCTTTGAGACTGTAGATGCACATCAAAACTTTTCTGCTGAACTAAAGCTAAAGAATTTTGTAGGTTTCTACTCTAGATTGAAAGACGAAGCACGATTTTTCATACTTGACCATCTTGATGATCTCAAGGTGAGTGCAAATTCATTGTTAAGATCTATCTTTATCATTTCATAGAGCTGAAAGCAATTGAATGATGGTTGGTGTTAGAAAGCCAAGAAGGATGCTGCTCTTTCTGGTGATGAAATAAAGGTTATGGCCTTTGATGAGGAAATTCAGGTGTGTAGTTTCATCAAATGTGCTCGGTCTTTTCCTTTGGAACCTTTTtttgcgtgcgtgcgtgcgtgcgtgcgtgcgtgtgtgtgtgtgtgtgtgtgtgtgtgtgtgtgtgtgtgttttgacttggaaattatatatgtatttttaaaGGATAACTGCATTCATAAAAGAAAAACGATACAAAAGAGGGAAAAGTCTCTGCTGAGGAGGCAAAAAACTAGCAACCTAAGAAAAGAAGATCAACATCCTTAGGACCAATTATAATGCCTGCCCATTCAATAATCAGATTTTTAACTCTGGAACAGCGGATTGAACCGAAGCAGCTTTGTCATTAAAACACCTATTGTTTCTTTCCTCCCAGATTGACCACCAGATGGTGAGAATAGTCAACCTCCAAATGTGAGTCTTGGCTTTTCCTATCTTGACCCCATGCCAAGCCGAAAGAAGATAGCAAGCTAATGAAGGATTGCACCAGTTCATATTAAAATGACCGAAAAATTCAGCCCAGATTTGCGAGACAAAAGGGCAATGGATAAGAAGATGATCCACAAATTCCTCCTCTTTCATGCAACATAGGCATATATTAACGATCCGCATACCCCTTTTCTTCAGATTATCCACCGTAAGAATTCTGTTTTTTCCTACGAGCCATCCAAAACAAATGAACTTGGGAAGGGTAGCATACTTCCAATTGAACGGGGTAGAGGGGACTGAGGAGTTAGAAGGAGGGGATAGCTAAGCGTAGAAGGAGCGAACCGAAAAGACTCCTGTTTTATCCTAAGACCAAATCAGCTTGTCGGGGATGGAGAGATCTAGGGCACCTTTGGAGATAAGATCAAGAAGATCAACGAGTTCGGATATCTCCCAGTCATGAAGGTTCCTAGTGCATTTGACGTCCCAAGCAACATTCTCATTCGTGATGGAGAAGTAGCTAGCAACAG from Magnolia sinica isolate HGM2019 chromosome 17, MsV1, whole genome shotgun sequence encodes the following:
- the LOC131230387 gene encoding uncharacterized protein LOC131230387 isoform X4 — translated: MPEIQTDVEDDDDAFGDFKFISSPSLPHHANPIPAEDDEWGDFVENPLQFHFQTPPNPHPFGLFSGLQIPITDPPPTTPYQSHLGGPQLSADLAVEKRWEKPRGALPLSIFGEEEEEESNTVDLSFDARDEFPLKCDPGTKNGAGSGPGVGLNDLILNLYGRDEQIKTENGALGNSDLVDESADFDENCWEFKEANSEFEGEDGSLMEEQKDSEVLGVEAKATRTVQEIEDLISSSLKVGIRNGVRNENGLHTNSVNRNVSSFENFWVHNDEFSEAGVVDFFSEQKEQKVSDLLGAEAKVCTSTTEIQGIEEMLEHSQGTTLSYTFSNGKPDYGEMFDAQGGFFHGLTTSVSNGFNGVNSGWSSAVSDLISDLYSQAEQISTVNSTRQPTANEFSSTQLGLNSDLVNGDDDLDENDWEFKDAFSEGTVGNGDPGFETVDAHQNFSAELKLKNFVGFYSRLKDEARFFILDHLDDLKKAKKDAALSGDEIKVMAFDEEIQAAYEKVRVDNSFSGKVHPEEHPPRNICVLELLEVVQDPSLRGLETEYHLSKRISLAERDLSSAVGLLEHAMSVLQILTLASEEEQATYISAWLKMVSACAQELQRGSMIWKQSLQKNFHVQVLSKAQGLNYFLALGEIYRVSLVLRASVALYKPWILLKSRDSTDIFAFFEDCKTSWIDSGLKESLKRISDSADLEYAGTIKALLESIKYTHDLDEVSLYHHAFDQGEPICRLSLLPSGLIQDMKVVLWNGEHYFLKLANLWGNRVSCDPPRLPHIHVY
- the LOC131230387 gene encoding uncharacterized protein LOC131230387 isoform X3 produces the protein MPEIQTDVEDDDDAFGDFKFISSPSLPHHANPIPAEDDEWGDFVENPLQFHFQTPPNPHPFGLFSGLQIPITDPPPTTPYQSHLGGPQLSADLAVEKRWEKPRGALPLSIFGEEEEEESNTVDLSFDARDEFPLKCDPGTKNGAGSGPGVGLNDLILNLYGRDEQIKTENGALGNSDLVDESADFDENCWEFKEANSEFEGEDGSLMEEQKDSEVLGVEAKATRTVQEIEDLISSSLKVGIRNGVRNENGLHTNSVNRNVSSFENFWVHNDEFSEAGVVDFFSEQKKEQKVSDLLGAEAKVCTSTTEIQGIEEMLEHSQGTTLSYTFSNGKPDYGEMFDAQGGFFHGLTTSVSNGFNGVNSGWSSAVSDLISDLYSQAEQISTVNSTRQPTANEFSSTQLGLNSDLVNGDDDLDENDWEFKDAFSEGTVGNGDPGFETVDAHQNFSAELKLKNFVGFYSRLKDEARFFILDHLDDLKKAKKDAALSGDEIKVMAFDEEIQAAYEKVRVDNSFSGKVHPEEHPPRNICVLELLEVVQDPSLRGLETEYHLSKRISLAERDLSSAVGLLEHAMSVLQILTLASEEEQATYISAWLKMVSACAQELQRGSMIWKQSLQKNFHVQVLSKAQGLNYFLALGEIYRVSLVLRASVALYKPWILLKSRDSTDIFAFFEDCKTSWIDSGLKESLKRISDSADLEYAGTIKALLESIKYTHDLDEVSLYHHAFDQGEPICRLSLLPSGLIQDMKVVLWNGEHYFLKLANLWGNRVSCDPPRLPHIHVY
- the LOC131230387 gene encoding uncharacterized protein LOC131230387 isoform X7 produces the protein MPEIQTDVEDDDDAFGDFKFISSPSLPHHANPIPAEDDEWGDFVENPLQFHFQTPPNPHPFGLFSGLQIPITDPPPTTPYQSHLGGPQLSADLAVEKRWEKPRGALPLSIFGEEEEEESNTVDLSFDARDEFPLKCDPGTKNGAGSGPGVGLNDLILNLYGRDEQIKTENGALGNSDLVDESADFDENCWEFKEANSEFEGEDGSLMEEQKDSEVLGVEAKATRTVQEIEKEQKVSDLLGAEAKVCTSTTEIQGIEEMLEHSQGTTLSYTFSNGKPDYGEMFDAQGGFFHGLTTSVSNGFNGVNSGWSSAVSDLISDLYSQAEQISTVNSTRQPTANEFSSTQLGLNSDLVNGDDDLDENDWEFKDAFSEGTVGNGDPGFETVDAHQNFSAELKLKNFVGFYSRLKDEARFFILDHLDDLKKAKKDAALSGDEIKVMAFDEEIQAAYEKVRVDNSFSGKVHPEEHPPRNICVLELLEVVQDPSLRGLETEYHLSKRISLAERDLSSAVGLLEHAMSVLQILTLASEEEQATYISAWLKMVSACAQELQRGSMIWKQSLQKNFHVQVLSKAQGLNYFLALGEIYRVSLVLRASVALYKPWILLKSRDSTDIFAFFEDCKTSWIDSGLKESLKRISDSADLEYAGTIKALLESIKYTHDLDEVSLYHHAFDQGEPICRLSLLPSGLIQDMKVVLWNGEHYFLKLANLWGNRVSCDPPRLPHIHVY